Proteins encoded within one genomic window of Raineyella fluvialis:
- the rhaI gene encoding L-rhamnose isomerase: protein MSTPTLSSLTPEARRLLESQNIELPSWAFGNSGTRFKVFGTPGTPRDPYEKLADAAQVHQYTGAASKVSLHIPWDLVDDWADLRRYAEDLGIEIGAINSNVFQDDDYKYGSLCNPDKAIRRKAVDAHRRCLDIMSATGSTDLKIWLADGTNYPGQDSIRERQDRLAESLQQIYADLGPDQRLILEYKFFEPAMYHTDVPDWGTSLLHCLALGDKASVVLDTGHHAPGTNIEFIVAQLLRVGRLGAFDFNSRFYADDDLIVGAADPFQLFRIMNEIVAGGALDPDSGVAFVLDQCHNLEAKIPGEIRSITNVQEATAKALLVDRVALAQAQRNGDVLGANGILMDAYNTDVRPLLGELRESQGLAPDPMAAFLASGYLERISAERVGGQQASWAA, encoded by the coding sequence ATGTCCACCCCGACCCTGTCCTCCCTCACCCCCGAAGCCCGTCGGCTGCTGGAATCGCAGAACATCGAGCTCCCCTCGTGGGCGTTCGGCAACTCCGGCACCCGCTTCAAGGTGTTCGGCACCCCCGGCACGCCCCGCGACCCGTACGAGAAGCTGGCCGACGCCGCCCAGGTGCACCAGTACACCGGCGCGGCGAGCAAGGTCTCGCTGCACATCCCGTGGGACCTGGTCGACGACTGGGCGGATCTCCGCCGTTACGCCGAGGACCTGGGCATCGAGATCGGGGCGATCAACTCCAACGTCTTCCAGGACGACGACTACAAGTACGGCTCGCTGTGCAACCCCGACAAGGCGATCCGGCGCAAGGCCGTCGACGCCCACCGCCGCTGCCTCGACATCATGTCGGCGACGGGTTCGACGGACCTGAAGATCTGGCTCGCCGACGGCACCAACTACCCGGGCCAGGACTCCATCCGCGAGCGCCAGGACCGGCTCGCCGAGTCGCTGCAGCAGATCTACGCCGACCTCGGCCCCGACCAGCGGCTGATCCTGGAGTACAAGTTCTTCGAGCCGGCGATGTATCACACCGACGTCCCGGACTGGGGCACCAGCCTGCTGCACTGCCTCGCCCTCGGCGACAAGGCCTCGGTCGTCCTCGACACCGGCCACCACGCCCCCGGCACCAACATCGAGTTCATCGTCGCCCAGTTGCTGCGCGTCGGACGGCTCGGCGCGTTCGACTTCAACTCGCGGTTCTACGCCGATGACGACCTGATCGTCGGCGCGGCGGACCCGTTCCAGCTGTTCCGGATCATGAACGAGATCGTCGCCGGTGGCGCGCTCGACCCGGACTCCGGCGTCGCCTTCGTCCTCGACCAGTGCCACAACCTCGAGGCGAAGATCCCCGGCGAGATCCGCTCCATCACGAACGTCCAAGAGGCCACCGCCAAGGCCCTGCTGGTCGACCGCGTCGCGCTGGCCCAGGCGCAGCGCAACGGTGACGTGCTCGGCGCGAACGGCATCCTGATGGACGCATACAACACCGACGTGCGCCCGCTGCTCGGCGAACTGCGCGAGAGCCAGGGCCTCGCCCCCGACCCGATGGCCGCCTTCCTGGCCTCCGGCTACCTCGAGCGGATCTCCGCCGAGCGCGTCGGCGGCCAGCAGGCCAGCTGGGCCGCCTGA
- a CDS encoding FGGY family carbohydrate kinase: MTTVAAVDLGATSGRVLTGILGPDDVLHLEETGRFPNGAVRTRTRRGADLQWDALALWQGVQDGLRCAGRRGPVEAVGIDTWGVDYGLLDRDGRLLANPTSYRSERTEPMPERFFAHLPAADLYAVNGLQVQPFNTLFQLLADRDLAGASLAKRLLLMPDLLGYWLTGREVAEVTNASTTGLLDVAARRWSADLLGLLRDRFHMDARRLLPELVEPGTVLGPIDVPHLELTTSSGAATPW; encoded by the coding sequence ATGACGACTGTCGCCGCCGTCGACCTCGGCGCTACCAGCGGGCGGGTCCTCACCGGCATTCTGGGCCCCGACGACGTCCTCCACCTCGAGGAGACGGGTCGTTTCCCCAACGGCGCGGTCCGCACCCGGACCCGCCGCGGGGCCGACCTGCAGTGGGACGCGCTGGCGCTGTGGCAGGGCGTCCAGGACGGCCTGCGGTGCGCGGGACGCCGAGGCCCGGTCGAGGCGGTCGGCATCGACACCTGGGGTGTCGACTACGGGCTGCTCGACCGGGACGGCCGCCTGCTGGCCAACCCGACCAGCTACCGCTCGGAGCGTACGGAGCCGATGCCGGAACGCTTCTTCGCCCATCTGCCCGCGGCCGACCTCTACGCCGTCAACGGCCTGCAGGTGCAGCCGTTCAACACGCTCTTCCAGCTGCTGGCCGACCGTGACCTCGCCGGCGCCTCGCTGGCCAAGCGACTGCTGTTGATGCCGGACCTGCTCGGCTACTGGTTGACCGGCCGCGAGGTCGCCGAGGTCACCAACGCCTCGACGACGGGCCTGCTCGACGTGGCCGCGCGTCGCTGGTCGGCCGACCTGCTGGGCCTGCTCCGCGACCGCTTCCACATGGATGCCCGACGCCTGCTGCCCGAACTGGTCGAGCCGGGGACGGTCCTCGGCCCCATCGATGTCCCTCACCTCGAGCTCACCACGTCGTCCGGTGCCGCCACCCCCTGGTGA
- a CDS encoding FGGY-family carbohydrate kinase gives MTVGSHDTASAVVAVPAVDEHFAYISCGTWSLVGVELDRPIRTPESLEANFTNELGIDGTVRYLKNVMGLWVLTECLNHWRYEGQTDLAWDRLLPEAAAAPALRSLIDINDPRLLAPGGMPTRVAGLCREAGEPAPRTRGEFLRCIIDSLALAYRRALEDAARLSGTEIRTVHLLGGGSRNALLCQLTADATGLPVEAGPVEGTGIGNLVVQLRAIGRAPGDLTALRRIIRRSFPTTRYLPCSGPTWAAADARVPRL, from the coding sequence GTGACGGTCGGCAGCCATGACACCGCCTCGGCAGTGGTGGCGGTCCCGGCGGTCGACGAGCACTTCGCGTACATCTCCTGCGGCACCTGGTCGCTGGTCGGTGTCGAGCTCGACCGGCCGATCCGTACGCCGGAGAGTCTGGAGGCCAACTTCACCAACGAGCTCGGCATCGACGGCACGGTCCGCTACCTCAAGAACGTGATGGGCCTGTGGGTGCTGACCGAGTGCCTCAACCACTGGCGCTACGAGGGCCAGACCGACCTCGCCTGGGATCGGCTGCTGCCCGAGGCGGCCGCCGCCCCGGCGCTGCGCAGTCTGATCGACATCAACGACCCCCGGCTCCTCGCCCCCGGGGGGATGCCCACCCGGGTCGCCGGGCTGTGCCGGGAGGCCGGCGAACCCGCGCCGCGGACCCGCGGTGAGTTCCTCCGCTGCATCATCGACTCCCTCGCCCTCGCCTACCGCCGAGCGCTCGAGGACGCCGCCCGGCTCTCCGGCACGGAGATCCGGACGGTCCACCTCCTGGGGGGCGGCAGCCGCAACGCCCTGCTATGCCAGCTCACCGCCGACGCGACGGGGCTGCCGGTCGAGGCGGGCCCCGTCGAGGGCACCGGCATTGGCAACCTGGTCGTCCAGCTGCGGGCCATCGGGCGTGCCCCCGGCGATCTCACCGCCCTGCGTCGGATCATCCGGCGTTCCTTCCCGACCACCCGCTACCTGCCGTGCAGTGGCCCGACCTGGGCTGCCGCCGACGCCCGGGTGCCGCGACTCTGA
- a CDS encoding class II aldolase/adducin family protein — MTTIMTMTTHTTVEQILASMGAAGSRIDHLGACEAGAGNISVCTTAELELGGLFPHTEAIDLPWVVPHLAGRTVFVTGSGCRLRDVAAAPTANVAAITIDEGGRTGMLHFADDRAYARPTSEFNSHLAVHEDQVARRGVDYQAVIHAQPPYLVSLSHMKEIRTTAAFNRRILRWEPETIVQLPAGIGVLDFMVPGSQELMENNVAGLREHQIVLWSKHGIMVRSDDSPLAAIDKVEYAEAGAMYEYRNIAAGGVGEGLSDEELHRVVVAFDVPTTLF; from the coding sequence ATGACCACCATCATGACCATGACCACCCACACCACCGTCGAGCAGATCTTGGCCTCCATGGGTGCCGCCGGCAGCCGCATCGACCACCTCGGCGCCTGCGAGGCCGGCGCCGGCAACATCTCCGTCTGCACCACCGCCGAGCTCGAGCTGGGCGGCCTCTTCCCACACACCGAGGCGATCGACCTGCCGTGGGTGGTGCCGCACCTCGCCGGCCGTACGGTCTTCGTCACCGGCTCCGGCTGCCGTCTGCGGGACGTCGCCGCAGCCCCCACCGCGAACGTCGCCGCGATCACCATCGACGAGGGCGGGCGCACCGGCATGCTGCACTTCGCCGACGATCGGGCGTACGCCCGGCCCACCTCGGAGTTCAACAGCCACCTCGCCGTCCACGAGGACCAGGTCGCCCGCCGCGGCGTCGACTACCAGGCCGTCATCCACGCCCAGCCGCCGTATCTGGTCAGCCTCTCCCACATGAAGGAGATCCGGACCACCGCCGCGTTCAACCGGCGCATCCTGCGCTGGGAGCCGGAGACGATCGTCCAGCTACCGGCCGGCATCGGTGTGCTCGACTTCATGGTCCCGGGCAGCCAGGAGCTGATGGAGAACAACGTCGCGGGGCTGCGCGAGCACCAGATCGTGCTGTGGTCGAAGCACGGCATCATGGTCCGCTCCGACGACTCGCCGCTGGCCGCCATCGACAAGGTGGAGTACGCCGAGGCCGGGGCCATGTACGAGTACCGCAACATCGCTGCCGGCGGGGTCGGCGAAGGCCTCAGCGATGAGGAACTGCACCGCGTAGTCGTCGCGTTCGACGTGCCGACGACGCTGTTCTGA
- a CDS encoding phosphatase PAP2 family protein, which translates to MSQPGEDADRGTGGEVREDRTVGDRDLTCWRSPLGRWSARIMHRISLTLGPKKALVLILALGAAISATMTWVASEIYEAVIETDGVALLDHPVLEAMKRLRSPWLDAFATDYTNLGGVIGMPILATVIMVILALRRRSWTPVILITAAGVGSLLMTIAGKELTGRARPALVDAVPPYEYSPSFPSGHTLNSLVIAGVVAYLLVLRQRRRRDRVLTVGVAALFAFTIGVSRVFLGHHWLTDVLAAWFLGVAWLSVVIMTHRLYLSATRRITEGPVDTELPGGG; encoded by the coding sequence ATGAGCCAGCCGGGCGAGGACGCGGACCGGGGCACCGGGGGCGAGGTGCGGGAGGACCGCACCGTCGGCGACCGGGACCTGACCTGCTGGAGATCACCCTTGGGGCGCTGGTCGGCCCGGATCATGCATCGGATCAGCCTGACCCTCGGTCCGAAGAAGGCTCTGGTCCTGATCCTGGCGCTCGGTGCTGCGATCAGCGCGACGATGACCTGGGTGGCTTCCGAGATCTACGAGGCGGTGATCGAGACCGACGGGGTCGCGCTGTTGGATCATCCGGTGCTGGAGGCCATGAAGCGTCTGCGTTCTCCCTGGCTGGACGCTTTCGCCACCGACTACACCAACCTCGGCGGTGTGATCGGGATGCCGATCCTGGCCACGGTGATCATGGTGATCCTGGCACTGCGACGGCGCTCGTGGACACCGGTCATCCTGATCACCGCAGCCGGGGTCGGGTCCCTGCTGATGACGATCGCGGGGAAGGAACTCACCGGGCGTGCCCGCCCGGCCCTGGTGGACGCGGTGCCGCCCTATGAGTACTCCCCGTCCTTCCCGTCCGGGCACACGCTGAACTCGCTGGTGATCGCCGGCGTCGTGGCCTATCTGTTGGTCCTGCGCCAGCGCCGCCGCCGCGACCGCGTCCTCACCGTTGGGGTGGCGGCGCTCTTCGCCTTCACGATCGGGGTCAGCCGGGTGTTCCTGGGGCATCACTGGCTGACTGACGTCCTGGCCGCCTGGTTCCTGGGCGTCGCCTGGCTCTCCGTGGTGATCATGACCCACCGGCTGTACCTCAGCGCCACCCGCCGCATCACTGAGGGGCCTGTCGATACGGAATTGCCCGGAGGCGGGTGA
- a CDS encoding GNAT family N-acetyltransferase, producing MQVRNATAMDVPEIVRLKALILTSSYPFDVRLDEHPDWPQRAAAGITDMLEHPDYTFFVIDEEPGRLAGCISAGITHHVPGPEWGARHAYIADMCTDEPYRGQGLGRALMQAALDWCRQHGAQSARLDATPGAVEVYRRFGFDLRADELFPAMRVLL from the coding sequence GTGCAGGTGAGAAACGCGACGGCGATGGACGTGCCCGAGATCGTCCGACTCAAGGCCCTGATCCTGACCTCCTCCTACCCGTTCGACGTCCGGCTCGACGAGCACCCGGACTGGCCTCAGCGGGCGGCCGCCGGCATCACCGACATGCTCGAGCACCCCGACTACACGTTCTTCGTCATCGACGAGGAGCCGGGCCGGCTGGCCGGCTGCATCAGCGCCGGCATCACCCATCACGTGCCCGGGCCCGAATGGGGTGCGCGGCATGCGTACATCGCCGATATGTGCACCGACGAGCCGTATCGCGGCCAAGGCCTCGGCCGGGCGCTGATGCAGGCCGCGCTGGACTGGTGCCGACAGCACGGAGCCCAGTCGGCCCGGCTGGACGCGACACCGGGCGCGGTCGAGGTCTACCGGCGGTTCGGCTTCGACCTGCGGGCCGACGAACTGTTCCCGGCGATGCGCGTCCTGCTATGA
- a CDS encoding SPW repeat domain-containing protein gives MKKWTRWEDYVALAAGLFTVLAALIWATTTPIAMTLMLVFGGLLIVTGILNLSMPGTPWLEYAQCAFGVLLFVSPWVGMYASPATLAFSSATWTSWIAGIIAAVVTAAAFRPAMNARHGGRMAHQH, from the coding sequence ATGAAGAAATGGACACGTTGGGAGGACTACGTGGCTCTGGCGGCCGGCCTGTTCACCGTGCTTGCAGCGCTCATCTGGGCGACGACGACGCCTATCGCGATGACACTGATGTTGGTGTTCGGTGGACTGCTGATCGTCACAGGAATCCTCAACCTGTCCATGCCAGGAACCCCGTGGCTCGAATACGCACAGTGCGCCTTCGGCGTACTGCTGTTCGTGTCCCCGTGGGTCGGCATGTATGCGTCGCCCGCGACGCTGGCCTTCTCTTCCGCGACCTGGACGTCGTGGATCGCCGGCATCATCGCCGCTGTCGTGACCGCCGCGGCCTTCCGGCCCGCGATGAATGCACGGCACGGCGGCCGGATGGCGCACCAGCACTGA
- a CDS encoding SPW repeat protein, whose product MSTRHQAVHLPLEVRVRRHWEDDISILAGLYLVLAPLWLQMRQPRAIWLVPFGVMLIAFGAWAEFREKASAFAEGMVALAGAFIIASPWIGDFAGRNALALSAWVVGAIAIVMAVVETTSRRRRVVEGGEPIRRPIGPARP is encoded by the coding sequence ATGAGTACACGTCATCAGGCCGTTCACCTTCCGCTGGAAGTTCGGGTGCGGCGGCATTGGGAAGACGACATCAGCATCCTGGCCGGCCTCTATCTGGTCCTGGCCCCGCTCTGGTTGCAGATGAGGCAACCGCGAGCGATCTGGTTGGTCCCGTTCGGCGTGATGCTGATCGCCTTCGGCGCTTGGGCGGAGTTCCGCGAGAAGGCCTCGGCCTTCGCCGAAGGCATGGTGGCTCTCGCCGGCGCCTTCATCATCGCCTCGCCCTGGATCGGTGATTTCGCCGGACGCAACGCTCTCGCCCTGTCGGCGTGGGTCGTGGGTGCCATCGCCATCGTCATGGCCGTCGTCGAGACGACGAGTCGTCGTCGGCGCGTGGTGGAAGGTGGTGAGCCCATCCGCAGGCCCATCGGCCCGGCCCGGCCCTAG
- a CDS encoding phytoene desaturase family protein, with translation MDERIVDAVVIGAGHHGLVAAALLADAGWDVVVHEGRDRPGGAVASRTIDGFVVDEFSSYHPLGKASPVLQSLDLEQHGLEWVDHRPAVVHVASGEDGEGTPVRATAEDTAKALDEDHPGDGDAWLKLFTGWRRVKEPLLDALLHGWPPVRAGARLAFGLGGSEFLDFVRFAMLPSHQMGREWFGGTRGRDLLAGNAAHADVSPLAP, from the coding sequence GTGGACGAGCGAATCGTGGACGCGGTCGTCATCGGAGCCGGACACCACGGGTTGGTGGCTGCCGCGCTGTTGGCTGACGCCGGATGGGATGTCGTCGTCCACGAAGGTCGCGACCGGCCAGGGGGCGCGGTCGCCTCCCGGACGATCGACGGGTTCGTGGTCGACGAGTTCTCCTCCTACCACCCTCTGGGCAAGGCCTCGCCGGTGCTGCAGTCGTTGGACCTGGAGCAGCACGGCCTGGAGTGGGTCGACCACCGTCCCGCTGTGGTGCACGTCGCCAGCGGCGAGGACGGCGAGGGCACCCCGGTGAGGGCCACCGCGGAGGACACCGCGAAAGCGCTGGACGAGGACCATCCTGGCGACGGCGACGCGTGGCTGAAGCTCTTCACCGGCTGGCGTCGGGTGAAGGAGCCCCTGCTCGACGCACTGCTGCACGGCTGGCCGCCGGTCCGGGCCGGAGCACGACTCGCCTTCGGGCTGGGCGGATCGGAGTTCCTGGACTTCGTACGGTTCGCGATGCTGCCCTCGCACCAGATGGGCAGGGAATGGTTCGGCGGCACCCGGGGACGCGACCTCCTGGCCGGGAATGCCGCGCACGCCGACGTCTCTCCCCTGGCCCCGTGA
- a CDS encoding phytoene desaturase family protein, with translation MSGLMGFLMTMLAQDVGFAAPKGGAGTLAQALARRAEHAGARIELSSPVAGITVRGGRATGVRLADGTTRRARRAVIVDVSAPALYRELLPGDAVPAGVLARMDRFTWDPSTVKLNLLLTGPMPWRAARAREAAVVHAGLSHTELVRWHADIASGKVPERAFCLVGQTTTTDPTRSPAGTESLWAYTHVPLVEAGKDEEAVARSLVTVEAMFDELAPGWRDLEQGRWLQTPTTLQEADPNLVHGAVGAGTSQLFQQGPWRPLTGLGGPFTHVAGLYLASAGTHPGGGVHGGAGFNAAKAALWGANRWSRPLSRATSRAQLLLQRPLPRF, from the coding sequence GTGAGCGGGTTGATGGGGTTCCTGATGACGATGCTGGCCCAGGACGTCGGCTTTGCGGCACCCAAGGGAGGCGCGGGCACTCTGGCGCAGGCCCTGGCGCGCCGGGCCGAGCATGCCGGCGCCAGGATCGAGCTCTCGTCGCCGGTCGCCGGGATCACCGTCAGGGGCGGTCGGGCCACCGGCGTACGGCTGGCTGACGGGACCACACGCCGGGCCCGGCGCGCCGTCATTGTGGATGTCTCCGCGCCGGCGTTGTATCGGGAATTGCTGCCCGGTGATGCGGTTCCCGCCGGCGTGCTCGCGCGGATGGACCGCTTCACCTGGGACCCGTCCACCGTGAAGCTGAACCTCCTCCTGACCGGCCCCATGCCCTGGCGGGCCGCCCGCGCCCGGGAGGCCGCCGTCGTCCACGCGGGGCTCTCCCATACGGAGCTGGTGCGCTGGCATGCGGACATCGCCAGCGGCAAGGTCCCTGAGCGCGCCTTCTGCCTGGTCGGCCAGACCACCACGACCGACCCGACCCGCTCCCCCGCCGGCACCGAATCGCTGTGGGCCTACACCCACGTTCCGCTGGTGGAGGCGGGCAAGGACGAGGAGGCCGTCGCCCGGTCCCTGGTCACGGTGGAGGCGATGTTCGACGAGCTCGCCCCCGGCTGGCGGGATCTGGAGCAGGGACGGTGGCTGCAGACCCCCACCACACTGCAGGAGGCCGACCCCAATCTCGTCCATGGCGCGGTCGGCGCGGGTACGTCGCAGTTGTTCCAGCAGGGACCGTGGCGGCCCCTCACCGGCCTGGGGGGACCGTTCACCCACGTCGCCGGTCTCTACCTGGCGTCGGCCGGCACGCACCCAGGGGGCGGCGTGCACGGAGGCGCCGGCTTCAACGCCGCCAAGGCCGCCCTGTGGGGGGCGAACCGCTGGTCGCGTCCGCTCAGTCGGGCCACGTCCCGCGCCCAGCTGCTGCTGCAGCGTCCGCTGCCACGGTTCTGA
- a CDS encoding sugar phosphate isomerase/epimerase family protein produces the protein MTPTSPRTPSTSPDPTAPRGREVVGISTITFRHRPLEEALRLIEGIGAVEIDLGAIPDVTDHVPVPFHGDVAAYLELLERHHLRAGAVNADIGNINDPAYDREALQERTEPLLDLAVATGGALIVNCGRQDRADYVDERSDMAAVAGNLEYLGRLSADHGVRLLVEVLHHRRWIHSVDRANRLLELVDPSVFGLLFDTAHVGASEEDVVGWAEQVHDRIERVHFRDALPGNLNVGIGRGTVDFAAVIDTLERHGFGGSYVLELETHDVAEEDREADAKRSFDLIAEMVAARPAPQEMSGR, from the coding sequence ATGACTCCCACCAGTCCCAGAACCCCCTCCACCTCTCCCGATCCCACCGCTCCTCGCGGCCGCGAGGTCGTCGGCATCTCGACCATCACCTTCCGCCACCGCCCGCTCGAGGAGGCGCTGCGCCTGATCGAGGGCATTGGTGCCGTCGAGATCGACCTCGGCGCGATCCCTGACGTCACCGACCACGTCCCGGTGCCCTTCCACGGCGATGTCGCGGCCTATCTCGAACTCCTCGAACGGCACCACCTGCGCGCCGGGGCGGTGAACGCCGACATCGGCAACATCAACGACCCGGCGTACGACCGGGAGGCGCTGCAGGAGCGGACCGAGCCACTGCTGGACCTCGCGGTCGCCACGGGTGGGGCGCTGATCGTCAACTGCGGGCGCCAGGACCGGGCCGACTACGTCGACGAGAGGTCCGACATGGCTGCCGTCGCGGGCAACCTGGAGTACCTCGGCCGACTCAGCGCCGACCACGGCGTACGACTCCTCGTCGAGGTGCTGCACCACCGCCGATGGATCCACTCCGTGGACCGGGCGAACCGGCTGCTGGAGCTGGTGGACCCGTCCGTTTTCGGGCTGCTCTTCGACACCGCGCACGTGGGGGCCTCGGAGGAGGACGTGGTCGGTTGGGCCGAGCAGGTGCACGACCGGATCGAGCGCGTCCACTTCCGCGACGCCCTGCCGGGCAACCTCAATGTCGGTATCGGCCGGGGCACGGTCGACTTCGCGGCGGTGATCGACACGCTGGAGCGGCACGGGTTCGGGGGGTCGTACGTCCTCGAGTTGGAGACCCACGACGTGGCTGAGGAGGACCGCGAGGCGGACGCGAAACGCAGCTTCGACCTCATCGCGGAAATGGTGGCCGCTCGGCCGGCCCCACAGGAGATGTCCGGCCGCTGA
- a CDS encoding SDR family NAD(P)-dependent oxidoreductase: MSFSTGIGTRTAVVTGASSLKGIGFHTALRFAQEGWAVAMIDINAAGLERAADAVREQVADAQVATFALDITDPASIAQAAQTIADSDLPPVGSLCNIAGIPSPASFLDLTLEEWNRVHAVNLTGPFLLSQAFVPQMIAGGYGRVVNMSSVTAQHGGGVFSKTSYASAKAGVLGLTRGMARELAQYGITVNAVAPGVVSTEIRGNTSDQAEQALADAVPLKRQARPDEIADLFLWLSCQHSAYITGITHSINGGTYIA; encoded by the coding sequence ATGAGCTTCTCCACCGGAATCGGCACCCGCACCGCCGTCGTCACCGGAGCCTCCTCCCTCAAGGGCATCGGCTTCCACACCGCCCTCCGCTTCGCCCAGGAGGGCTGGGCTGTCGCGATGATCGACATCAACGCCGCAGGCCTCGAGCGGGCCGCCGACGCCGTGCGCGAGCAGGTCGCGGACGCGCAGGTCGCCACGTTTGCCTTGGACATCACCGACCCGGCGTCGATCGCGCAGGCCGCCCAGACCATCGCCGACTCCGACCTGCCGCCCGTCGGCAGCCTGTGCAACATCGCCGGTATCCCCAGCCCGGCCTCCTTCCTCGACCTCACCCTCGAGGAATGGAACCGGGTCCACGCCGTCAACCTCACCGGTCCGTTCCTGCTCAGCCAGGCCTTCGTGCCGCAGATGATCGCGGGCGGCTACGGCCGCGTCGTCAACATGTCCTCGGTCACCGCCCAGCATGGCGGCGGCGTCTTCTCCAAGACCTCGTACGCCTCCGCGAAGGCTGGCGTGCTTGGCCTCACGCGCGGCATGGCCCGCGAGCTGGCCCAGTACGGCATCACCGTGAACGCGGTGGCGCCGGGCGTCGTCAGCACCGAGATCCGCGGGAACACCTCGGATCAAGCCGAGCAGGCCCTCGCCGACGCCGTGCCACTGAAGCGCCAGGCCCGCCCCGACGAGATCGCCGACCTGTTCCTGTGGCTGTCGTGCCAGCACTCCGCCTACATCACCGGCATCACCCACAGCATCAACGGCGGCACCTACATCGCCTGA
- a CDS encoding transketolase family protein has product MSTTTATVTTPQRSAAMIASIADAGVPTTSAPFGHALNALAARDPRIVGLTADLAKYTDMHLFAAEYPDRFFEMGMAEQVMIGAAAGMAAVGLVPFASTYSVFATRRAYDFLCLDAAEPKLNVNIVAALPGLTTGYGPSHQATEDVAILRGMPDLTIFDPADAVDVEGIVPAAAAIEGPTYTRLLRGKVPRILDQYDYTFEVGKAKVVRPGDDAVIVSSGLMTMRALLAAEKLSSEHKVEVSVVHCATLKPFDEETVVAELDTDRAAFTAENHTVVGGLFETVAAALVKRGIGKKVGAIGLPDEFIDAGALPTLHDRYGLSTDSVVARVLAGLH; this is encoded by the coding sequence ATGTCGACCACCACCGCAACCGTGACCACTCCGCAGCGGTCCGCCGCCATGATCGCGTCCATCGCGGACGCCGGCGTCCCGACCACCTCGGCCCCCTTCGGCCACGCGTTGAACGCGCTGGCCGCCCGGGACCCGCGGATCGTCGGTCTCACCGCCGACCTCGCCAAGTACACCGACATGCACCTCTTCGCGGCCGAGTACCCGGATCGCTTCTTCGAGATGGGGATGGCCGAGCAGGTGATGATCGGCGCGGCCGCAGGGATGGCCGCCGTCGGGTTGGTCCCGTTCGCGTCGACGTACTCGGTCTTCGCCACCCGGCGGGCGTACGACTTCCTGTGCCTGGACGCCGCCGAGCCCAAGCTCAACGTCAACATCGTCGCGGCACTGCCGGGCCTGACCACCGGCTACGGCCCGTCGCACCAGGCGACCGAGGATGTCGCGATCCTGCGGGGGATGCCGGATCTGACGATCTTCGACCCGGCCGACGCCGTCGATGTGGAGGGCATCGTGCCCGCCGCGGCGGCGATCGAGGGCCCGACGTACACCCGGCTGCTGCGCGGCAAGGTGCCGCGGATCCTCGACCAGTACGACTACACGTTCGAGGTCGGCAAGGCCAAGGTCGTCCGCCCCGGTGATGACGCGGTGATCGTGTCGTCGGGCCTGATGACGATGCGGGCCCTGCTCGCCGCCGAGAAGCTCTCCAGCGAGCACAAGGTCGAGGTCTCGGTCGTGCACTGCGCGACGCTGAAGCCCTTCGACGAGGAGACCGTCGTCGCCGAGCTCGACACGGACCGGGCCGCGTTCACCGCGGAGAACCACACCGTCGTCGGCGGCCTGTTCGAGACGGTCGCCGCCGCGCTGGTCAAGCGCGGCATCGGCAAGAAGGTCGGCGCCATCGGCCTGCCCGATGAGTTCATCGACGCTGGCGCGCTGCCGACGCTGCACGACCGCTACGGGCTGTCCACGGACTCCGTGGTCGCCCGGGTCCTCGCCGGCCTGCACTGA